In one Paraburkholderia megapolitana genomic region, the following are encoded:
- a CDS encoding MFS transporter, with protein sequence MRAGKVESLPEAAVSGTPCAALPMKQSMVLLFAVACGLSVANVYYAQPLLDLLARDFNVSRASIGGVITATQAGCALALVLLVPLGDRANRHRLMAVQLVLLAIALVAVAMARTAPLLLAGMLATGLLGTAMTQGLIAYAATVAAPRERGRVVGAAQGGVVIGLLLARTMSGLIADVAGWRAVYFTSAALAVVMLPVLWHTLPAQPAPRVRIPYLRLLESMFTLLAHDRVLQIRGMIGMLMFAAFSVFWSAMALPLSAPPFALPHTAIGAFGLAGAAGALAAARAGHWADRGKGEWTTGVAWIVLLLSWLPAAFLSSGLWTLVIGVLLLDLSGQAIHVVNQSMIFRTRPDAHSRLVGCYMLFYATGSGAGALASTHVYAWAGWTGVCVLGATITLAGLLFWAFTLRAMPRHDA encoded by the coding sequence ATGCGTGCAGGAAAGGTCGAGTCGTTGCCGGAAGCTGCGGTCAGCGGTACGCCGTGCGCGGCATTGCCGATGAAGCAATCGATGGTGCTGTTGTTTGCCGTTGCCTGCGGTCTGAGTGTCGCAAACGTGTACTACGCGCAGCCGTTGCTCGACCTGCTGGCCCGTGACTTCAATGTGAGCCGTGCGTCGATCGGTGGGGTGATCACGGCAACCCAGGCAGGTTGTGCGTTGGCGCTGGTATTGCTCGTGCCGCTCGGCGATCGTGCGAACCGACATCGGTTGATGGCTGTGCAACTGGTGTTGCTGGCCATCGCGCTGGTCGCGGTGGCGATGGCGCGGACTGCACCGTTGTTGCTGGCAGGCATGCTCGCGACGGGTCTGCTCGGTACCGCGATGACGCAGGGGCTCATCGCGTACGCGGCGACCGTTGCGGCGCCGCGGGAACGCGGACGCGTAGTCGGTGCGGCGCAGGGCGGTGTCGTGATCGGCCTGCTGCTGGCGCGCACGATGTCGGGACTCATCGCGGACGTTGCCGGCTGGCGCGCGGTTTACTTCACGTCGGCGGCGCTGGCGGTTGTCATGCTGCCGGTGCTCTGGCACACGTTGCCTGCGCAACCGGCTCCACGCGTACGCATACCGTATCTGCGGCTGCTGGAATCGATGTTCACGCTACTCGCACACGACCGCGTGCTGCAGATTCGCGGCATGATCGGCATGCTGATGTTCGCAGCGTTCAGTGTGTTCTGGAGTGCGATGGCATTGCCGCTCAGTGCGCCACCGTTCGCATTGCCACATACGGCGATCGGTGCGTTTGGCCTTGCGGGTGCGGCCGGTGCGCTGGCGGCGGCGCGTGCCGGTCACTGGGCGGATCGCGGCAAAGGCGAATGGACAACCGGCGTTGCGTGGATTGTGCTGCTGCTGTCGTGGCTGCCCGCAGCGTTTCTGTCATCGGGCCTGTGGACACTCGTGATCGGTGTGCTGTTGCTCGACCTGAGTGGACAGGCGATACACGTGGTCAACCAGAGCATGATCTTTCGTACGCGTCCCGATGCGCACAGCCGCCTGGTGGGTTGCTACATGCTGTTCTATGCGACGGGTAGCGGCGCCGGCGCGCTTGCGTCGACGCACGTCTATGCGTGGGCGGGATGGACGGGCGTCTGTGTGCTCGGTGCGACGATCACGCTTGCCGGGCTGCTGTTCTGGGCCTTCACGCTGCGTGCGATGCCGCGACACGACGCATAA
- a CDS encoding LysR substrate-binding domain-containing protein has product MAFSSRIPPLQTLRVFEAAVRLRSFTRAADELALTQGAVSQHVRALESQLDVSLFERTPGGAIPTPRAHDLALQVRQGLRVLERAFGETTHGRAPVRAPDNAPARLTISVLPVFAERWLAPRLPRFCAAHPEIAVDIRPGVALAKLDHRDRVDVALRYGPGEWPGLHADKLMDEEVFPVASPHYRGGKLPRRFADLAHCTLLRHAAQPWEPWFQAAGLDMTEPSGAVSFTDGAKLLDAALRGDGIALARRSVIEADLASGRLVQLWKRSVIDVHAHFIVWRPDSGKLPAIDALRAWLHTEVGAAALR; this is encoded by the coding sequence ATGGCTTTTTCTTCCCGCATCCCACCGCTGCAAACGCTGCGCGTTTTCGAAGCCGCTGTGCGGCTGCGCAGCTTCACGCGCGCCGCCGACGAACTCGCGCTGACGCAGGGCGCGGTCAGCCAGCATGTGCGCGCACTCGAGTCGCAACTGGATGTGTCGCTATTCGAACGCACGCCGGGCGGCGCCATACCGACACCGCGCGCGCATGATCTTGCGCTCCAGGTGCGTCAGGGCCTGCGCGTGCTGGAGCGTGCATTCGGCGAGACGACGCATGGGCGTGCGCCTGTTCGCGCGCCGGACAACGCACCTGCCCGGCTGACGATCAGCGTGCTGCCCGTTTTCGCCGAGCGCTGGCTTGCTCCACGCCTGCCGCGGTTCTGTGCCGCGCATCCGGAGATCGCGGTGGACATCCGCCCGGGTGTTGCACTGGCGAAACTCGATCACCGCGATCGCGTGGACGTGGCACTGCGCTATGGTCCCGGCGAGTGGCCGGGACTGCACGCCGACAAGCTGATGGATGAGGAAGTCTTTCCCGTTGCGAGCCCGCATTATCGCGGCGGCAAACTGCCGCGCCGCTTCGCCGATCTCGCACACTGCACGCTGTTGCGGCACGCGGCGCAGCCATGGGAGCCGTGGTTTCAGGCCGCTGGTCTCGACATGACCGAACCGTCTGGCGCGGTGTCGTTCACCGATGGCGCGAAGTTGCTCGATGCGGCGTTGCGCGGCGACGGCATTGCGCTCGCACGCCGCTCGGTGATCGAAGCGGATCTCGCGTCCGGGCGGCTGGTGCAATTGTGGAAGCGCAGCGTGATCGATGTGCATGCGCATTTCATCGTCTGGCGGCCGGACAGTGGGAAGCTGCCGGCGATCGACGCGCTGCGCGCGTGGCTGCATACGGAAGTGGGCGCGGCAGCGTTGCGCTGA
- a CDS encoding glutathione S-transferase family protein: MNYTLYYSPGACSMAVHIALEELGVAYELEAVPIAQGATQQQAYLSINPKGRVPALRLPGETSVLTELPAILTYLARQHPAAGLLPVNDAAGEARCHEWLAWLVGWIHAIGYGEIWRPARFTGIEANHDEIRANGKQVVLDAYAKIEAALADGREWAVPGSYTIVDPFLLVLYAWGMRIGIDMRANYLAWSGHMQRSLARPAVQRVLQREGIALAV; encoded by the coding sequence ATGAACTACACCCTCTACTACTCCCCCGGCGCCTGTTCGATGGCGGTCCATATCGCGCTCGAAGAGCTCGGCGTTGCGTACGAACTCGAAGCCGTACCGATTGCGCAAGGTGCGACACAACAGCAAGCGTATCTGTCGATCAATCCAAAAGGGCGCGTGCCTGCGCTGCGGTTGCCCGGCGAGACCAGTGTGCTCACCGAGTTACCGGCCATCCTCACGTATCTCGCGCGCCAGCATCCGGCGGCCGGCCTGCTACCCGTGAATGACGCCGCCGGCGAGGCCCGCTGCCATGAATGGCTCGCGTGGCTGGTCGGCTGGATACACGCGATTGGTTACGGCGAGATCTGGCGACCCGCGCGCTTCACCGGCATCGAAGCCAACCACGACGAGATTCGTGCGAACGGCAAACAGGTCGTGCTCGATGCGTACGCGAAGATCGAAGCAGCGCTCGCGGACGGTCGCGAATGGGCCGTGCCAGGTAGCTATACGATTGTCGATCCGTTTCTGTTGGTGTTGTACGCCTGGGGCATGCGGATCGGTATCGACATGCGCGCAAACTACCTTGCGTGGAGTGGGCATATGCAGCGGTCGCTGGCGCGCCCCGCGGTACAGCGTGTGCTGCAACGCGAAGGCATCGCGCTCGCAGTTTGA
- a CDS encoding SRPBCC family protein: protein MSDESDFGVASGTQTVRFERLLPGPIERVWRYLVESDKRGQWLASGDDVPAQVGGEFQMFFHHGNLSPEKTPTPERFKKYEDGVSSMHRVTRYEPPHTLGFTWSDGADGGRSDVLIELAALGDKVRFVLTHRKLSGRHAQVNVSGGWHTHLAVLVERLNGRVPVSFWTLFEGVEEQYERCYPKG from the coding sequence ATGAGCGACGAAAGCGATTTCGGCGTCGCAAGCGGCACGCAGACGGTGCGTTTCGAGCGCCTGCTGCCGGGGCCGATCGAGCGCGTATGGCGCTATCTCGTGGAGTCGGACAAACGCGGGCAGTGGCTCGCGAGCGGCGACGATGTGCCGGCGCAGGTCGGTGGCGAGTTTCAGATGTTCTTTCATCATGGAAATCTGTCGCCGGAGAAGACGCCCACGCCCGAGCGCTTCAAAAAATACGAAGACGGTGTTTCGTCGATGCATCGGGTGACGCGCTACGAACCGCCGCATACGCTCGGCTTCACGTGGAGCGATGGTGCGGATGGTGGTCGTTCGGATGTACTGATCGAACTGGCGGCGCTTGGCGACAAGGTGCGTTTCGTATTGACGCATCGCAAGCTGTCGGGTCGTCACGCGCAGGTCAATGTTTCGGGCGGCTGGCACACTCATCTGGCCGTGCTAGTCGAGCGGCTGAACGGGCGTGTGCCGGTGTCGTTCTGGACGTTGTTCGAAGGTGTTGAGGAACAGTACGAGCGGTGCTATCCCAAGGGATGA
- a CDS encoding ArsR/SmtB family transcription factor: protein MANPESSLDDVFHALSDPTRRAMLASLADGERNIGELAEPFEISFAAASKHVKVLEGAGLIRRRIEGRSHICRMEAGPLAAADQWLRFYERFWSARLDTLEQLLQQDDATSDGMPLPNRKETPR from the coding sequence ATGGCGAATCCCGAATCTTCCCTCGACGATGTCTTTCACGCGCTGTCCGATCCGACCCGGCGCGCAATGCTCGCCAGCCTTGCTGACGGCGAGCGCAACATCGGCGAACTGGCCGAGCCGTTCGAGATCTCGTTCGCGGCGGCGTCGAAACACGTGAAGGTGCTCGAAGGCGCGGGGTTGATCCGGCGTCGTATCGAAGGTCGCTCGCATATCTGCCGGATGGAGGCGGGGCCGCTTGCCGCGGCCGATCAGTGGCTGCGTTTCTACGAACGTTTCTGGAGCGCGCGACTCGACACGCTCGAACAGCTTCTGCAGCAGGACGATGCCACATCCGATGGCATGCCTTTACCCAATCGTAAGGAGACACCCAGATGA
- a CDS encoding DUF3562 domain-containing protein, with translation MAQPQPNVDEVVKAIAAETNTPAETVSKIYADTLADYKADARILDYMSVLVAKKVRETLRQSRH, from the coding sequence ATGGCTCAGCCTCAGCCGAACGTTGACGAAGTAGTAAAGGCCATCGCCGCTGAAACGAACACCCCTGCGGAGACAGTCTCGAAGATCTACGCCGACACGCTGGCCGACTACAAGGCGGATGCCCGGATCCTCGATTACATGTCGGTTCTCGTCGCGAAGAAAGTTCGCGAAACGCTGCGACAATCGCGACACTGA
- the pdxR gene encoding MocR-like pyridoxine biosynthesis transcription factor PdxR, whose product MDYALLMSNFAKRTNGRKLTQQNLLYESLRQAILDGDLRYGTQLVPTRALAEQLGIARNSALYAYERLTEEGFITTSRHGSVVSRVAFSASADLRGTGGTASRLSRRVADLPRERGGPDNPTPFRPGVPALDEFPVAQWRASVERAWRTIDPHELGYGNSAGHPALRRAITEYVRVSRGVRCSMDQVFITQGTQASLDLCARLLADPGETAWVENPGYHGAKAAFQTAGLRLEPIPVDASGIAPTPRHWRETPPRLVYTTPSHQYPLGCVLSLERRRSIIENAMACGAWIIEDDYDSELRHNGPPLPAIQGLAAHAPVVYLGTYSKTMFPALRMSFMIVPAHLVQQIDEALGEIARQGRVAEQIALAHFIDSGKYARHLRRMRRLYQQRRVALVAAIDRQMGDLVTLSADGGGMHLTVRLDAPLQDREVSDAMRDHGLYIAPLSTYCLPGTDASDYNGFILGYAGVPAEKADALVARLARVIRSLGEHKPTQRLEAVRLPSTELV is encoded by the coding sequence TTGGACTACGCGCTGCTGATGTCGAACTTCGCGAAGCGGACAAACGGCCGCAAGCTGACCCAGCAGAATCTGCTGTACGAGAGCCTGCGTCAGGCGATACTCGACGGCGATCTGCGCTACGGCACGCAGCTCGTGCCGACGCGCGCGCTGGCCGAGCAGCTCGGCATTGCGCGCAATTCCGCGTTGTACGCATACGAGCGGCTGACCGAGGAAGGCTTCATCACGACGAGCCGGCATGGCTCGGTGGTGAGCCGCGTGGCGTTTTCCGCATCCGCCGATCTGCGCGGCACCGGCGGCACCGCGAGCCGTCTGTCGCGACGTGTGGCCGACCTGCCGCGCGAGCGCGGCGGCCCCGACAATCCAACGCCGTTTCGCCCGGGCGTGCCTGCACTCGATGAGTTTCCGGTGGCGCAGTGGCGTGCGTCGGTGGAGCGCGCATGGCGCACGATCGATCCGCACGAGCTCGGCTACGGCAACAGTGCCGGGCACCCTGCGCTCAGGCGTGCGATTACAGAGTACGTGCGCGTTTCGCGCGGCGTGCGCTGTTCGATGGATCAGGTCTTCATCACGCAAGGCACCCAGGCGAGCCTCGATCTATGCGCCCGCCTGCTCGCCGATCCTGGCGAAACCGCGTGGGTCGAGAATCCCGGCTATCACGGCGCGAAGGCCGCGTTTCAGACGGCGGGGTTGCGGCTCGAGCCGATTCCGGTGGATGCATCGGGTATCGCGCCGACGCCGCGCCACTGGCGCGAGACACCGCCGCGGCTCGTCTATACGACGCCGTCGCACCAGTATCCACTCGGCTGCGTGCTGAGCCTCGAGCGGCGCCGCTCGATCATCGAGAACGCCATGGCCTGCGGCGCGTGGATCATCGAGGACGATTACGACAGCGAGTTGCGGCACAACGGGCCGCCGTTACCGGCAATCCAGGGGCTCGCGGCGCATGCGCCCGTGGTCTATCTGGGCACCTACAGCAAGACGATGTTTCCGGCACTGCGGATGAGCTTCATGATCGTGCCGGCGCATCTCGTGCAGCAGATCGATGAAGCGTTGGGCGAGATCGCGCGTCAGGGGCGCGTGGCGGAACAGATCGCACTGGCGCACTTCATCGACAGCGGCAAGTACGCGCGTCATCTGCGACGGATGCGGCGGCTCTATCAACAACGCCGGGTCGCGCTCGTCGCCGCGATCGACCGGCAGATGGGCGATCTCGTCACGCTGTCGGCGGATGGCGGCGGCATGCATTTAACCGTGCGTCTCGATGCACCGTTGCAGGATCGCGAAGTCAGCGACGCAATGCGCGACCACGGGCTCTACATCGCGCCGCTCAGCACGTATTGCCTGCCCGGCACCGATGCCAGCGATTACAACGGCTTCATCCTCGGCTACGCGGGCGTGCCGGCGGAGAAAGCCGATGCGCTGGTCGCACGGCTCGCGCGCGTGATCCGCTCGCTTGGCGAGCACAAGCCAACGCAGCGGCTCGAGGCTGTACGCCTGCCGAGTACGGAACTGGTGTGA
- a CDS encoding GNAT family N-acetyltransferase — protein MHQGARPVTDTLPIRPVTPADFDAWLPLWDGYNAFYGRTGATALPRAITDLTWNRFFDGYEPMHALVAERDGQLVGLVHYLFHRSTTLVGPTCYLQDLFTLASERGKGVGRALIEAVYARAKASGSSRVYWITQETNTTAMRLYDDVASRPGFVVYRKEL, from the coding sequence ATGCACCAAGGAGCCCGACCCGTGACAGACACACTCCCGATCCGCCCCGTAACGCCCGCCGATTTCGACGCGTGGCTGCCGCTCTGGGACGGCTACAACGCGTTCTATGGGCGCACCGGTGCAACCGCACTTCCACGCGCGATCACCGACCTCACGTGGAATCGCTTTTTCGATGGCTACGAACCGATGCATGCGCTGGTCGCCGAACGCGACGGGCAACTGGTCGGACTCGTGCATTACCTGTTTCATCGCAGCACGACGCTCGTGGGGCCGACCTGCTACTTGCAGGATCTGTTTACGCTCGCTAGCGAACGCGGCAAGGGTGTCGGCCGTGCGCTGATCGAAGCGGTTTATGCGCGTGCCAAGGCTAGCGGCTCATCGCGCGTGTACTGGATCACGCAGGAAACCAACACGACTGCGATGCGGCTTTACGACGACGTGGCCAGTCGCCCGGGATTCGTCGTCTATCGCAAGGAACTGTAA
- a CDS encoding acid phosphatase gives MNENDLNDPNLPAASDDTPDDPERRRVLTGIAAVGMGVILSGCQTAEQTSTNGGGPRSAADLRLDAALRDQVRNIVVIYAENRSFANLYGNFPGTLHPLDTVPAARSTQLDRDGKTPLAQLPKFWGGLVPQAQEVDGKRYAIAEGDITGLRNGPFHLTDAQGAPLPNGVITRDLWHRFYQNQMQINAGRNDQFVAWADSGGLVMGHYRNSAETLRLWNLARQYTLCDHFFMAAFGGSWLNHIFLISAQAPLYPDLLKSPAKRFVSVVEGDDPTGTRLKVATDSPASAIDGPPKFINDGLFTPDGYAVNTMAPPYQPSFVRPAAGGNPLLANPADPKVLPPQTYATIGDRLSAKGVDWAWYSGAWQYALDHRDMGAVPDFQYHHQPFNYFANYAPGTDARRRYLRDGGVGEDASTNRLIADIDAGRLPAVTFYKPQGNLNMHAGYADVESGDRHIANVIDHLQRGPQWANTVVIVTHDENGGWWDPVAPPKGDRWGPGSRIPALVISPLAKKGYVDHTLYDTNSILRLITRVHGLAPLDGVLARDRAFAQNGQVPPGDMTGSLDLA, from the coding sequence ATGAACGAGAACGATCTCAACGATCCGAACCTGCCTGCCGCCAGCGACGATACGCCGGACGATCCCGAGCGCCGCCGTGTCCTCACCGGAATCGCCGCCGTCGGCATGGGGGTGATCCTCAGCGGCTGCCAGACTGCGGAGCAAACTTCGACAAACGGCGGCGGCCCGCGTAGCGCGGCCGATCTGCGACTCGATGCGGCGTTGCGCGACCAGGTGCGCAACATTGTCGTGATCTACGCGGAGAACCGCAGCTTCGCGAATCTGTACGGCAACTTCCCTGGCACACTGCATCCGCTCGACACGGTGCCGGCCGCGCGGTCCACGCAACTCGATCGCGACGGCAAGACACCGCTCGCGCAGCTACCGAAGTTCTGGGGCGGACTCGTGCCGCAGGCACAGGAAGTGGACGGCAAGCGCTATGCGATCGCCGAAGGCGATATCACGGGCCTGCGCAACGGCCCGTTTCATCTCACCGATGCACAGGGGGCACCGCTGCCGAACGGCGTGATTACGCGCGACCTGTGGCATCGCTTCTATCAGAACCAGATGCAGATCAACGCCGGGCGCAACGATCAGTTCGTCGCGTGGGCCGATTCGGGCGGCCTCGTGATGGGCCACTACCGCAATTCCGCCGAAACACTCCGGCTCTGGAATCTCGCGCGGCAATACACGCTTTGCGATCACTTCTTCATGGCGGCGTTCGGCGGCTCGTGGCTGAATCACATCTTCCTGATCTCCGCGCAGGCGCCGCTCTATCCGGATCTGTTGAAGAGCCCGGCGAAGCGTTTCGTCTCGGTGGTGGAAGGCGACGATCCAACTGGCACGCGTCTGAAGGTCGCGACAGATTCGCCGGCGTCCGCGATCGACGGCCCACCGAAGTTCATCAACGACGGTCTCTTCACGCCCGACGGCTACGCGGTCAACACGATGGCGCCGCCGTATCAACCGAGCTTCGTGCGACCCGCCGCGGGCGGCAATCCGTTGCTGGCGAACCCGGCCGATCCGAAAGTGCTGCCGCCGCAAACGTACGCGACCATCGGCGATCGCCTGTCGGCAAAAGGCGTCGACTGGGCGTGGTACAGCGGTGCATGGCAGTACGCACTCGATCATCGCGATATGGGCGCGGTGCCCGACTTCCAGTATCACCACCAGCCGTTCAACTACTTCGCGAACTACGCGCCGGGCACCGATGCGCGCCGCCGCTATCTGCGCGACGGCGGCGTCGGCGAGGACGCATCGACCAACCGGCTGATCGCCGATATCGACGCGGGCCGCCTGCCGGCTGTCACGTTCTACAAGCCGCAGGGGAACCTGAACATGCACGCGGGCTACGCGGATGTCGAATCGGGCGACCGCCATATCGCCAATGTGATCGATCATTTGCAGCGCGGTCCGCAGTGGGCCAACACGGTGGTGATCGTCACACACGACGAAAACGGCGGCTGGTGGGACCCGGTCGCGCCGCCGAAGGGCGACCGCTGGGGCCCGGGCTCGCGCATCCCCGCGCTCGTGATCTCGCCGCTCGCGAAGAAGGGCTACGTCGATCACACGCTCTACGACACGAATTCGATTCTTCGGTTGATCACGCGCGTGCACGGCCTCGCGCCGCTCGATGGTGTGCTTGCGCGCGATCGAGCGTTCGCGCAGAACGGCCAGGTGCCGCCCGGCGATATGACGGGTTCGCTGGATCTCGCGTGA
- a CDS encoding DUF3501 family protein has protein sequence MSIARNSLLSLENYSKARKTMRAQVIEHKKLRTVPLGNHVTFLFEDELTIRYQIQEMLHIEKIFDEDGIQGELDAYLPLVPDGSNLKATMQIEYANEVERAAALARLIGIEDRVFVEVDGEPPAYAIADEDLERDNAQKTSAVHFVRFEFTPAMKTRLRDGASLKIGCDHPHYPVPVQTVEPQVRTALLADFK, from the coding sequence ATGAGCATTGCCAGGAATTCGTTGCTGTCGCTCGAAAACTATTCGAAGGCGCGCAAGACGATGCGCGCGCAGGTCATCGAGCACAAGAAGCTGCGCACTGTGCCGCTCGGCAATCACGTCACGTTTCTGTTCGAGGACGAGCTGACTATCCGCTATCAGATTCAGGAGATGTTGCACATCGAGAAGATCTTCGATGAGGACGGGATTCAGGGCGAACTCGATGCGTACTTGCCGCTCGTGCCCGACGGTAGCAATCTGAAGGCGACGATGCAGATCGAGTACGCGAACGAAGTTGAGCGGGCCGCCGCGCTCGCGCGGTTGATCGGCATCGAAGATCGCGTGTTCGTCGAGGTGGACGGCGAGCCGCCGGCCTACGCGATCGCCGACGAAGATCTCGAACGCGACAACGCGCAGAAAACTTCCGCGGTGCACTTCGTGCGCTTCGAGTTCACGCCGGCGATGAAGACGCGGCTACGCGACGGGGCGTCGTTGAAGATCGGTTGCGATCATCCGCACTATCCGGTGCCTGTGCAGACGGTTGAACCGCAGGTGCGGACGGCGCTGCTCGCGGACTTCAAGTAG
- a CDS encoding heterodisulfide reductase-related iron-sulfur binding cluster, whose protein sequence is MPHKEGSLEAPTRHPLDWLSDGFYDQDALDKELARVFDICAGCRRCVSLCGAFPQLFDLVDATDGGEVEEVDKREFGKVVDQCYLCDLCYMTKCPYVPPHQWNVDFPHLMLRAKAVDYQRGDVSVRDRFLSNTDALGHLAGIPIVTQTVNAVNHTGAARGLMEKALGVDKDAWLPDFATRKFRSAAKKSPATPVNDGERTPGKVAIYATCYVNFNEPGIGHDLLAVLAHNGIPYELVKSEACCGMPLLEQGDLKGVAQKKKKNLPVLAKYAREGYALIGAIPSCVLMYKHELPLMFPDDADVRAVSEAFWDPFEYFVARHRDGLLNTDFKTALGKVSYHVPCHGRVQNIGRKTFETLTLVPDTKVTVVERCSGHAGTFGVKKEFHRMSMQIGTPVFKAMAQPQPDYISSDCQLAGHHIEQGIEENGLPKAQLAHPLTLLRKAYGI, encoded by the coding sequence ATGCCCCACAAGGAAGGCAGTCTCGAAGCGCCCACCCGGCATCCGCTCGACTGGCTCTCGGACGGTTTCTACGATCAGGACGCGCTCGACAAGGAACTGGCACGCGTCTTCGATATCTGCGCCGGTTGTCGACGTTGCGTGTCGCTCTGCGGCGCGTTTCCGCAGCTCTTCGATCTCGTCGATGCAACCGACGGCGGCGAAGTCGAAGAAGTCGACAAGCGCGAATTCGGCAAGGTCGTCGATCAATGCTATCTGTGCGACCTGTGCTACATGACGAAATGCCCGTACGTGCCGCCGCATCAGTGGAATGTCGATTTTCCGCATCTGATGCTGCGCGCGAAAGCGGTCGACTATCAGCGCGGCGACGTGAGCGTGCGCGACCGGTTCCTGTCGAATACCGATGCATTGGGCCATCTCGCCGGTATTCCGATCGTCACCCAGACGGTCAACGCTGTGAATCACACGGGTGCCGCGCGCGGGTTGATGGAAAAGGCGCTCGGAGTCGACAAGGACGCATGGCTACCCGATTTCGCCACGCGCAAATTCCGTAGTGCGGCGAAGAAGTCACCGGCCACGCCCGTGAACGACGGCGAGCGCACGCCCGGCAAGGTCGCGATTTACGCGACCTGCTACGTGAATTTCAACGAACCCGGCATCGGCCACGATCTGCTCGCCGTGCTTGCTCACAACGGCATTCCGTATGAACTGGTCAAAAGCGAAGCCTGTTGCGGCATGCCGTTGCTCGAACAGGGCGACCTGAAGGGCGTCGCGCAGAAGAAAAAGAAGAACCTGCCGGTGCTCGCGAAATACGCGCGCGAAGGCTATGCACTGATCGGTGCGATTCCGAGTTGCGTGCTGATGTACAAGCACGAACTACCACTGATGTTTCCCGACGACGCCGACGTGCGCGCCGTCAGCGAAGCGTTCTGGGACCCGTTCGAATACTTCGTGGCGCGCCATCGCGACGGTCTGCTGAACACCGACTTCAAAACCGCGCTCGGCAAGGTTTCGTACCACGTGCCATGTCATGGCCGCGTACAGAACATCGGTCGCAAGACCTTCGAAACGCTGACGCTCGTGCCCGATACGAAGGTGACGGTGGTCGAGCGCTGTTCGGGGCACGCGGGCACGTTCGGTGTGAAGAAGGAATTCCACCGCATGTCGATGCAGATCGGCACGCCGGTATTCAAGGCGATGGCGCAACCGCAGCCCGACTATATTTCGTCGGATTGCCAGCTCGCGGGCCATCATATCGAACAGGGCATCGAGGAGAACGGCCTGCCGAAAGCGCAGCTCGCTCACCCGTTGACGCTGCTGCGCAAGGCGTACGGTATCTGA
- a CDS encoding rubrerythrin family protein: MSQLKGTKTEDNLKAAFAGESQANRRYLYFAAKADVEGQNDVAALFRSTAEGETGHAHGHLEYLEASGDPATGLPFGSSRLNLEAAIAGETHEYTDMYPGMAKEAREEGFDEIANWFETLAKAERSHANRYTKALDALVD; this comes from the coding sequence ATGTCGCAACTCAAGGGAACGAAGACAGAGGACAACCTTAAGGCAGCGTTTGCCGGCGAATCGCAGGCAAACCGTCGCTATCTGTACTTCGCCGCCAAGGCGGATGTCGAGGGCCAGAATGACGTCGCCGCGTTGTTCCGTTCCACCGCCGAAGGTGAAACCGGTCATGCGCACGGCCACCTCGAATATCTCGAAGCATCGGGCGACCCGGCCACCGGCCTGCCGTTCGGTTCGTCGCGTCTGAATCTCGAGGCGGCGATCGCGGGCGAAACGCACGAATACACGGACATGTACCCGGGTATGGCGAAGGAGGCGCGCGAAGAAGGCTTCGATGAAATTGCCAACTGGTTCGAAACGCTCGCGAAAGCCGAGCGCAGTCACGCGAACCGCTACACGAAAGCACTCGACGCCCTGGTGGATTGA
- a CDS encoding DUF3564 domain-containing protein, producing MRLTILINGSDPTVNHDYAVLWLDTDEHRWSREAHDGIDLPPWGEVRDVDGVTTLCAPSTDAPLCTLRGLSVDRRQRVSSAQGPAAWSCVQAHTPATGYWRLQAVDRQTVHAEHSVFSR from the coding sequence ATGCGACTCACCATCCTGATCAACGGTTCCGATCCCACCGTCAACCACGATTACGCCGTGCTCTGGCTCGATACCGATGAACATCGGTGGTCGCGCGAAGCGCATGACGGAATCGATCTGCCCCCGTGGGGCGAAGTGCGCGATGTCGACGGCGTCACGACGCTGTGCGCGCCGAGCACCGATGCACCGCTGTGCACGCTGCGCGGTCTGTCGGTCGACCGCAGGCAGCGCGTCAGCTCTGCGCAAGGTCCGGCTGCGTGGTCGTGCGTGCAGGCCCATACGCCGGCTACCGGCTACTGGCGTCTGCAGGCAGTCGATCGACAGACCGTGCATGCTGAACACAGCGTGTTCAGCCGCTGA